A window from Pagrus major chromosome 4, Pma_NU_1.0 encodes these proteins:
- the LOC140994885 gene encoding uncharacterized protein — MESATASKRPTTTQTPLKSHTQKKKKGLSAASLESKRKYDQSRAGTRIYIGYALDSWRQLQLELGLKTDADMAHFLVTRYQAGSSTITSTAVKRQMTAPPFPVISSVSGGASSDRYQAGSSTITSTAVKRQMTAPPFPVISSVSGGASSDSYLRTKSENQADRPAYETSSSESRASMGDEYPIMMNSPIEVKQEVSPSPSVQSSENCKEPQTEDAASQILNSQDESMIINQTENNEDSDMPEDEDDEVSISLSVGDGRYLVDLGSSSEYIIDEECILQLFKSCRECNRQCTVRKQVKGLKLVVSQKCCFCESSSKWTNLPDEDDDCS; from the exons ATGGAgtctgctacagccagcaaacgacccaccaccacacaaactccactaaaaagtcatactcagaagaaaaagaagggtTTATCAGCAGCATCTCTTGAGTCTAAACGAAAatacgaccaaagccgggctggcacccgaatatACATTGGATACGCGctcgactcatggaggcagctccaacttgaattgggactgaaaacagatgctgacatggctcatttcctagtaaccag ATATCAGGCAGGTTCTTCCACCATTACCTCAACAGCAGTCAAACGTCAGATGACCGCACCTCCATTCCCTGTCATTTCCAGTGTTTCTGGCGGGGCATCCTCTGATAG ATATCAGGCAGGTTCTTCCACCATTACCTCAACAGCAGTCAAACGTCAGATGACCGCACCTCCATTCCCTGTCATTTCCAGTGTTTCTGGCGGGGCATCCTCTGATAG TTATCTTCGGACCAAGTCAGAGAATCAAGCGGATCGACCAGCCTATGAAACAAGTTCATCTGAATCCCG GGCAAGCATGGGTGATGAATATCCAATAATGATGAATTCACCAATTGAAGTGAAGCAGGAagtttctccttctccttctgtcCAGTCATCTGAAAACTGCAAG GAGCCACAGACAGAAGATGCTGCTTCTCAAATATTGAACAGTCAAGACGAGTCGATGATAATCAACcagacagaaaataatgaagatAGTG ATATGCCAGAAGATGAGGATGACGAAGTCAGCATCTCATTAAGTGTGGGGGACGGACGCTATCTGGTGGATTTGGGGAG CTCATCAGAGTACATCATTGATGAAGAGTGCATCCTTCAGCTGTTCAAGTCATGTCGGGAATGCAACAGACAATGTACGGTTAGAAAACAAGTCAAAGGACTAAAACTTGTGGTCTCccagaagtgctgtttctgtGAAAGCAGCAGTAAATGGACTAACCTGCCAGATGAAGACGATGATTGTTCCTAG
- the LOC140994869 gene encoding uncharacterized protein isoform X1: protein MVSACIVPKCKAVKWKRGAGVSYYRLPLKDPERCRQWLRAVNNPKYGESSAMETLHNLRVCSLHFKAEDLERNVLDKAEGYVYGKRLKNTAVPSVNLDGEKPAASAQPKRRRVGLKQQDTLETDKPPGQIGDTVSDVVQPGEDSLFESTYNTPETSTATMEKAPLQHIVDEEAILQLMKNCPMCDRKCRCTKHNRGPYFIVYQSCYFCHYQRKWASQPEALNMNINKAHTAPKRKHQPKEKVCVNTKAQS, encoded by the exons ATGGTGTCGGCCTGCATCGTTCCCAAGTGCAAGGCAGTGAAGTGGAAACGGGGCGCTGGAGTGAGTTATTACCGGCTGCCATTAAAGGACCCGGAGCGTTGCAGGCAGTGGCTGAGGGCAGTGAATAATCCTAAATATGGAGAGAGCAGCGCCATGGAGACTCTACACAACCTCCGAGTTTGTAGTCTCCATTTCAAAGCGGAGGACCTCGAACGCAATGTTTTGGACAAAGCTGAGGGTTACGTGTATGggaaaagattaaaaaacactgcCGTCCCGTCTGTTAACTTAGACGGAGAGAAACCAGCGGCTTCTGCTCAACCAAAGCGGAGACGCGTTGGATTAAAG CAACAGGACACCTTGGAAACCGACAAACCACCAGGCCAGATCGGAGACACAG TTTCTGATGTTGTCCAGCCTGGTGAAGACAGTTTGTTCGAGTCCACCTATAATACACCTGAGACGTCAACTGCAACAATGGAGAA AGCACCTCTGCAGCACATTGTTGACGAGGAGGCCATCCTGCAGCTGATGAAGAACTGCCCGATGTGCGACAGAAAGTGCCGCTGTACCAAACACAATCGAGGTCCTTACTTCATAGTCTACCAGAGCTGCTACTTCTGCCATTATCAACGCAAGTGGGCCAGCCAGCCTGAAGCTCTAAACATGAACATTAATAAAGCACACACAGCGCCCAAGAGGAAACATCAGCCAAAGGAGAAGGTGTGTGTAAATACCAAGGCTCAATCATGA
- the LOC140994869 gene encoding uncharacterized protein isoform X2 — MVRVCSFPGCFNREKRVRCRVRSSSQDVGLPVTFHRLPLHDPERLWLWLIALRLDLNPFLKSLRAVRVCSEHFSPEDYRPKMHGRKTELLLLKPTAVPTASLQQAEQQDTLETDKPPGQIGDTVSDVVQPGEDSLFESTYNTPETSTATMEKAPLQHIVDEEAILQLMKNCPMCDRKCRCTKHNRGPYFIVYQSCYFCHYQRKWASQPEALNMNINKAHTAPKRKHQPKEKVCVNTKAQS, encoded by the exons atggTCCGAGTGTGCTCTTTCCCTGGATGCTTCAACAGAGAGAAGCGTGTGAGATGTCGCGTGCGCTCTTCGTCGCAGGACGTCGGCCTCCCGGTGACTTTCCACAGACTCCCGCTACATGACCCAGAGAGGCTCTGGCTGTGGCTCATCGCTCTCCGCCTGGATCTCAACCCCTTCCTCAAATCCCTCCGTGCAGTGCGGGTGTGTAGTGAGCACTTTTCACCGGAGGACTACCGTCCAAAAATGCACGGGAGGAAAACAGAGCTACTTCTGCTGAAGCCGACAGCTGTGCCGACCGCATCACTACAGCAGGCTGAG CAACAGGACACCTTGGAAACCGACAAACCACCAGGCCAGATCGGAGACACAG TTTCTGATGTTGTCCAGCCTGGTGAAGACAGTTTGTTCGAGTCCACCTATAATACACCTGAGACGTCAACTGCAACAATGGAGAA AGCACCTCTGCAGCACATTGTTGACGAGGAGGCCATCCTGCAGCTGATGAAGAACTGCCCGATGTGCGACAGAAAGTGCCGCTGTACCAAACACAATCGAGGTCCTTACTTCATAGTCTACCAGAGCTGCTACTTCTGCCATTATCAACGCAAGTGGGCCAGCCAGCCTGAAGCTCTAAACATGAACATTAATAAAGCACACACAGCGCCCAAGAGGAAACATCAGCCAAAGGAGAAGGTGTGTGTAAATACCAAGGCTCAATCATGA